The following coding sequences lie in one Chlorocebus sabaeus isolate Y175 chromosome 29, mChlSab1.0.hap1, whole genome shotgun sequence genomic window:
- the LOC103231310 gene encoding LOW QUALITY PROTEIN: olfactory receptor 4Q2 (The sequence of the model RefSeq protein was modified relative to this genomic sequence to represent the inferred CDS: deleted 2 bases in 1 codon), which yields MDKNQTEVVREFFLSGFSQTSSIEVGLFVLFLFFYVSTWVGNVLIMVTVASDKYLNSSPMYFLLGNLSFLDLCYSTVTTPKLLADFLNHEKLISYDQCIVQLFFLHFIGAAEVFLLTVMAYDRYVAICRPLHYTTVMSRGLCCVLVAASWMGGFVHSTVQTILTIRLPFCGPNQVDNFFCDVPPVIKLACADTFVTELLMVSNSGLISTSSFVVLISSYTTILVKIRSKEGRQKALSTCASHHSYLMVVTLFFGPCIFIYARPFSTFSVDKMVSVLYNVITPMLNPLIYTLRNKEVKSAMQKLWVRTGLTWRDQET from the exons ATGGATAAAAACCaaacagaagtggtgagagaatTTTTCTTGTCAGGCTTCTCACAGACATCATCTATTGAAGTAGggctatttgttttatttcttttcttctatgtgTCCACTTGGGTGGGCAATGTCCTCATCATGGTCACAGTGGCATCTGATAAATACCTGAACTCATCACCCATGTATTTCCTTCTTGGCAACCTCTCATTTCTGGACCTATGTTATTCAACAGTAACGACCCCTAAGCTTCTGGCTGACTTTCTTAATCATGAGAAACTCATTTCCTATGACCAATGCATTGTGCAACTCTTCTTCCTGCATTTTATAGGGGCAGCTGAGGTGTTCCTGCTCACAGTGATGGCCTACGATCGCTATGTTGCAATCTGTCGCCCCCTGCACTACACCACGGTCATGAGTCGGGGGTTATGCTGTGTGTTGGTTGCTGCCTCCTGGATGGGAGGATTTGTGCACTCCACTGTCCAGACCATTCTCACTATCCGTCTACCTTTTTGTGGGCCAAACCAGGTAGACAACTTTTTTTGTGATGTTCCCCCTGTCATCAAACTTGCCTGTGCTGACACTTTTGTCACTGAATTGCTCATGGTATCTAACAGTGGGTTGATCTCCACCAGTTCCTTTGTGGTGTTAATTTCCTCCTATACCACTATCCTAGTCAAGATTCGCTCCAAGgaaggaaggcaaaaggcactctCCACGTGTGCCTCTCAC CATAGTTACCTCATGGTGGTAACACTCTTTTTTGGACCCTGTATTTTCATCTATGCTCGTCCTTTCTCTACATTTTCTGTGGACAAGATGGTGTCTGTACTCTACAATGTTATTACACCAATGCTAAACCCCCTCATCTACACACTTCGGAACAAAGAGGTAAAGTCAGCCATGCAGAAGCTCTGGGTGAGAACTGGACTTACTTGGAGAGACCAGGAGACATGA
- the OR4K14 gene encoding olfactory receptor 4K14, with product MHMQNYSLVSEFVLHGLCTSRHLQNFFFIFFFGIYVAIMLGNLLIWVTVISDPRLHSSPMYFLLGNLSFLDMWLASFATPKMIRDFLSDRKLISFGGCMAQIFFLHFTGGAEMVLLVSMAYDRYVAICKPLHYMTLMSWQTCIKLVLASWVIGFVHSISQVAFTANLPYCGPSEVDSFFCDLPLVIKLACMDTYVLGIIMISDSGLLSLSCFLLLLISYTVILLTVRQRAAGSASKALSTCSAHIMVVTLFFGPCIFIYVWPFSRFSVDKLLSVFYTTFTPLLNPIIYTLRNEEMKAAMKKLQNRLVTFQ from the coding sequence ATGCACATGCAGAACTATTCCTTGGTGTCAGAATTTGTGTTGCATGGACTCTGCACTTCACGACAtcttcaaaattttttctttatatttttcttcggGATCTATGTGGCCATTATGCTGGGTAACCTTCTCATTTGGGTCACTGTAATTTCTGATCCCCGCCTGCATTCCTCCCCTATGTACTTCCTGCTGGGGAACCTATCTTTCCTGGACATGTGGTTGGCTTCATTTGCCACTCCCAAGATGATCAGGGATTTCCTTAGTGATCGAAAACTCATCTCCTTTGGAGGATGTATGGCTCAAATCTTCTTCTTGCACTTTACTGGTGGGGCTGAGATGGTGCTCCTGGTTTCCATGGCCTATGACAGATATGTAGCCATATGCAAACCCTTGCACTacatgactttgatgagttggcAGACTTGCATCAAGCTGGTGCTGGCTTCATGGGTCATTGGATTTGTGCACTCCATCAGTCAAGTGGCTTTCACTGCAAATTTACCTTACTGTGGCCCCAGTGAGGTAGACAGCTTCTTCTGTGACCTCCCTCTGGTGATCAAACTTGCCTGCATGGACACCTATGTCTTGGGTATAATTATGATCTCAGACAGTGGGTTGCTTTCCTTGAGCTGTTTTCTGCTCCTCCTGATCTCCTACACTGTGATCCTCCTTACTGTCAGACAGCGTGCTGCCGGTAGCGCATCCAAAGCACTCTCCACTTGCTCTGCACATATCATGGTAGTGACGCTGTTCTTTGGcccttgcatttttatttatgtgtggCCTTTCAGTAGGTTTTCTGTGGACAAGCTGCTGTCTGTGTTTTATACCACTTTTACTCCACTCCTGAACCCCATTATCTACACACTGAGAAATGAAGAGATGAAAGcagctatgaagaaactgcaaaaCCGACTTGTGACTTTTCAATGA